In the genome of Serratia quinivorans, one region contains:
- a CDS encoding Invasin produces the protein MARARAKTRRSWRIRDSAGIADGDLAVGDNNAVADGKSTDSVTAKVTDANGNPVSGVEVSFLAGNDATVVTETVTTGADGMAATTLTSMTAGTSTVTAKVGDSEQKVDVNFVADSDTAAITDENLVIGHDNTVASGKVTDGVTATATVTDENGNPVADQEVIFTVTEGANITTVKGTTGAKGKAAAVVTSAKAGAYTVTAKVNDSEAKKDAHFVADSDTAEITDGNLSVGTGATANGKDINAITAKVTDANGNPLANQTVTFNVAEGATITPHEVQTGADGNAGATVTSLKAGTYAVTAEVNGKGTSKNTTFVADKDSAGIADGDLAVGDNNAVADGKSTDSVTAKVTDANGNPVSGVEVSFLAGQRRDGGDGNRYDRSGRYGRDHPDQHDGGHLDGDGEGGRQRAEG, from the coding sequence ATGGCAAGGGCACGAGCAAAAACACGACGTTCGTGGCGGATAAGGGACTCGGCCGGCATTGCTGACGGCGACTTGGCGGTGGGTGACAACAATGCTGTAGCCGACGGAAAGTCGACGGACAGTGTGACCGCAAAAGTCACCGATGCGAACGGCAACCCGGTCTCTGGTGTGGAGGTGAGCTTCCTGGCAGGCAACGACGCGACGGTGGTGACGGAAACCGTTACGACCGGAGCGGACGGTATGGCCGCGACCACCCTGACCAGCATGACGGCGGGCACCTCGACGGTGACGGCGAAGGTGGGCGACAGCGAGCAGAAGGTTGACGTGAACTTCGTGGCCGACAGTGACACCGCTGCCATTACTGATGAGAACCTGGTAATCGGTCATGACAACACGGTCGCGAGCGGCAAGGTAACTGATGGTGTGACCGCCACGGCAACGGTAACTGATGAGAATGGTAATCCGGTTGCCGATCAGGAGGTTATCTTTACTGTGACCGAAGGGGCGAACATCACTACGGTGAAAGGGACTACCGGGGCTAAAGGTAAGGCTGCAGCAGTAGTGACCAGTGCCAAAGCAGGGGCTTATACAGTAACCGCGAAGGTTAATGATAGCGAAGCTAAGAAAGATGCTCACTTCGTGGCCGACAGTGACACCGCTGAAATCACCGACGGCAATCTGAGCGTGGGCACGGGTGCAACGGCCAATGGCAAGGACATCAATGCGATCACTGCAAAAGTCACCGATGCGAACGGCAACCCGCTCGCCAACCAGACCGTGACGTTCAATGTGGCGGAAGGGGCAACCATCACACCACATGAGGTGCAAACAGGGGCGGATGGTAATGCCGGCGCCACAGTGACGAGCCTGAAGGCGGGCACCTATGCGGTGACAGCAGAAGTGAATGGCAAGGGCACGAGCAAAAACACGACGTTCGTGGCGGATAAGGACTCGGCCGGCATTGCTGACGGCGACTTGGCGGTGGGTGACAACAATGCTGTAGCCGACGGAAAGTCGACGGACAGTGTGACCGCAAAAGTCACCGATGCGAACGGCAACCCGGTCTCTGGTGTGGAGGTGAGCTTCCTGGCAGGGCAACGACGCGACGGTGGTGACGGAAACCGTTACGACCGGAGCGGACGGTATGGCCGCGACCACCCTGACCAGCATGACGGCGGGCACCTCGACGGTGACGGCGAAGGTGGGCGACAGCGAGCAGAAGGTTGA